Proteins encoded in a region of the Pseudomonas viciae genome:
- a CDS encoding chemotaxis protein CheW, which yields MGAIATTRHAAIAVEEEAQYLTFMLGTEMFAIGILCIKEIIEYGNLTVVPMMPTFVRGVINLRGAVVPVVDLSARFGRQNSAITRRSCVVIIEANTEDGHAQDIGLLVDTVSAVLEIPASQIEPPPSFGAKIRADFISGMAKVDGKFVIVLEVGRVLSIDEMSQLAQTSPALEVDAP from the coding sequence ATGGGCGCCATCGCGACCACACGTCACGCCGCCATTGCGGTTGAGGAAGAAGCGCAATACCTGACGTTTATGCTCGGCACGGAGATGTTTGCCATCGGCATTCTGTGCATCAAGGAAATCATCGAGTACGGCAACCTCACCGTGGTGCCGATGATGCCGACCTTCGTGCGCGGGGTGATTAACCTGCGCGGCGCGGTGGTGCCGGTGGTGGATTTGTCGGCGCGTTTCGGCCGGCAGAATTCGGCGATCACCCGGCGTTCGTGCGTGGTGATCATCGAGGCCAACACCGAGGACGGACACGCTCAGGACATCGGCCTGCTGGTGGACACGGTGTCGGCGGTGCTGGAGATTCCGGCGTCGCAGATCGAACCGCCACCGAGTTTCGGGGCGAAGATCCGCGCTGACTTTATCAGCGGCATGGCCAAGGTCGACGGTAAGTTCGTGATCGTGCTGGAGGTGGGCCGTGTGCTGTCCATCGACGAAATGTCTCAACTCGCCCAGACCAGCCCTGCGCTGGAAGTTGACGCACCATGA
- a CDS encoding CheR family methyltransferase has product MNAESCKERTVSSLALSDREFSQFQSWLYQAAGINLSSAKKALVAGRLFKRLKHYELENYGEYFKLIMSGQRTDELQVALDLLTTNETYFFREPKHFDFLRQHVLPHATPGKTFRLWSAASSSGEEPYSLAMTLAEGLGTTPWEVIGSDISTQVLAKARAGHYPMERASNLPHPLLVKYCLKGTGSQQGTFLIDRALRSRVNFIQVNLNDTLPDLGEFDVIFLRNVMIYFDQPTKSKVVARLVPRLKPGGYFIVSHSESLNGVSDALKLVSPSIYRKP; this is encoded by the coding sequence ATGAACGCCGAGAGCTGCAAGGAACGCACGGTGAGTTCGCTGGCGCTCAGTGATCGGGAGTTCAGCCAGTTTCAATCCTGGCTATACCAGGCCGCGGGCATTAACTTGTCCTCGGCCAAGAAAGCCCTGGTGGCCGGGCGTTTGTTCAAGCGGCTCAAGCACTATGAACTGGAGAACTACGGCGAGTATTTCAAGCTGATCATGAGCGGTCAGCGCACCGATGAATTGCAGGTGGCGCTGGACCTGCTCACCACCAACGAGACCTACTTTTTCCGCGAGCCCAAGCATTTCGACTTCCTGCGTCAGCATGTGCTGCCCCACGCAACGCCGGGCAAGACCTTTCGCCTGTGGAGCGCGGCCAGTTCGTCGGGCGAAGAACCCTACAGCCTGGCCATGACCCTGGCCGAAGGGCTGGGCACCACGCCCTGGGAAGTCATCGGTTCGGACATCAGCACCCAGGTGCTGGCCAAGGCGCGCGCCGGGCATTATCCGATGGAACGCGCCAGCAACCTGCCCCATCCGCTGCTGGTGAAATACTGCCTCAAGGGCACCGGCAGCCAGCAAGGCACGTTCCTCATCGACCGGGCGTTGCGCAGCCGGGTCAATTTCATCCAGGTCAACCTCAACGACACCTTGCCGGACCTGGGGGAATTCGATGTGATTTTCCTGCGCAACGTTATGATCTATTTCGACCAACCCACCAAAAGCAAAGTGGTCGCCCGATTGGTCCCCCGGCTCAAGCCCGGCGGGTATTTCATCGTGAGCCATTCGGAAAGCCTCAACGGCGTGTCCGATGCGTTGAAACTGGTGTCGCCCTCGATTTATCGCAAGCCATGA